The DNA window CGGTTACAATTGAGGATCCAGATCTCTGCCCGCGTTATACTGCTCGTATCATTAGAAATATAACCGTGGGGCCTTCTCCACTTTGGATGAGGAGAAGACTTCAGGCTGTTGGATTGAGGGCTATAAACAATGCGGTAGATGTAACAAACTACGTGATGATGGAACTTGGACAGCCACTGCACGCTTTTGACTTTCGTTTTTTAGAGGAAGGAAGAATCGTAGTTCGGCAAGCACAGGAAGGTGAAAGGTTCTATTCTCTTGACGGCAAGGAGCGCATTCTCAGACGTGGTGTTCTTATGATATGTGATGGAGTGAAGCCAGTGGCTATCGCTGGTATAATGGGGGGGTTAAATTCAGAAGTAAAAGATGACACAACTACGATACTTTTAGAGAGTGCTTATTTCTCGCCGGCCTCAATCAGACGTTCCTCAAGATGGCTCGGTATGAATACCGATGCATCTTTTCGTTTTGAAAGGGGAATCGATCCTGAAGGGGTTATTAAGGCCCTTAACAGGGCAGCATCTCTTATTGCAGCACTCGGTGGTGGAGTCGTCTGCAGGGGTGTGATTGACAACTACCCCAAGAAGATAGTCACCGGGGTGCCAATTTATCTGCGGTGGGAAAGATTAAATAGTGTTCTTGGTACGAGGATTTCAAGGGAGGAAATTGAAAGAATTTTAGTAGGTTTGGAGATGAAAGTCTCCCATGGTGGGGATGATAAGATTGTAGTTATTCCCCCATCATTCAGAATGGACGTATGCCGTGAAATTGATCTGATCGAGGAAGTTGCCCGTATATATGGTTACGAGAAGGTACCTGTTACACTTCCACCCACTAGAAATGAACCGGGTGGCATATCAGATAAGGAACAACTTGAGAGAGAAATTCGGGCTATTCTCAGAGGCTGTGGCTTTTCAGAAATAATAACTTACAGTTTCGTACCAGATAATTTTGCTACATATTTGAATCTTTCAGGCGGACCCCTAGTGGAAAAGACGCTAAGGATTAAAAATCCACTTTCAGAAGAACAGTCTGTGATGCGGACGACAATGGCCTATAGTCTTATGGAAACAGTTGTGAGAAACGTCCGCCAGGGACAGAATGATCTAAAATTCTTCGAGTTCGGAAAGATCTATCTGAGTCGTGAGGGAGAAACGTTGCCCGAAGAACAGTGGACTCTCGGCCTTGTGGGGACAGGATACCGTTATGGGGAAAGCTGGTATTATTCTAATTTATTCTTTGATTTCTATGATTTAAAAGGAATAGTTGAGAAAATACTTGAAGGATTACATATAGGTCGGGTTGATTTTGAATCTTCAAAAGATATCGGGTACCTTCATCCTGGTAGAGCGTGTTTTGTGAGGTTGGGTGAGACGATTCTTGGATGTATTGGGGAGGTTCACCCCGAAGTTCAGATGAAATTTGATATTCAAAATCGTGTTATTGTGGCAGAACTTAATCTTGAAGCGCTTCTGAGTTTGTGGAAGGATAGACGTATATTTTATCGCGAACTTTCAAAATTTCCTGTCAGTGTTAGGGATGCTGCGTTCCTAGTAGACAAGGATGTTGAGGCTAAGAAGCTTATTGAAGTGGCCAGAAGTCAAGGGGAGGAAGTTCTTGAAAATGTGATGATATTTGATGTATATGAGAGTGAAAAAATAGGAAAAGACAAGAAAAGCATAGGGCTAAGGTTTGTTTTCAGGTCTAAGGATCGGACGCTTACAGACTCTGAGGTTAACGCTGTGTATTATAAGCTTATCAGGGCAATAGAGGAAGCAGTTCCAGCTAAGCTGCGAAGTGTATAAAGTCGTTACTTGGGAGGAGTGCATGACGAAGATAGATATTGTTCACGATATTTATGAGAAGATGGGGATATCAAAGAAAGATGCGGCTCGCATTTTGGATTCACTTTTCGAACTTATGAAGAGTAAGCTTGCCCGCGGTGAAAAGATAAAAATATCTGGTTTTGGTAGCTTTGTCGTTAAGGAGAAAAGATCACGAAAGGGGAGGAACCCGCAGACAGGGGCTGAAATAATTATTTCAGCGAGAAGGGTATTGACCTTCAAATCAAGTCAAGTTCTCAGGAAAGCCATAAACAGTTGAAAAAAGCCTCCTCACTAAATTGGGGGAGGGGTTATGGAAAACAATAATATTCCCGATAAGGAGTTCTTCCGAATCGGGGAAGTGAGTAGGATAGTTGGGGTCCAGCCTCACGTAATCCGATATTGGGAATCAGAGTTCAAATTAGTAAAACCTGTAAGAACCTCTTCGGATCAGCGTCTATTCAGACGAAAGGACGTAGAAACACTTCTTATGATAAAGGACCTTCTCTATAAGGAGCATTTCACCATAAAAGGTGCAAAAAAAGAGCTTATAAAAAGAATAAAAGAAAAAGAAAATCGCGCCAACCTTCTTATACGCATCAAAAATGAGCTTCTGATAATAAGGGAAATGCTCTCTTGAGCCTATTTTCTTCTTGATCGAGCAGCCCTTTTTGCAGCCTTAAGTGGATTTATCTTTTGTGTAACTTCACGGTATTCCCGCTTTATATGGGTCGCCATAGGGCAGAGACCAAGCACCCATTTGCTTCCTGGATCTGCATAGATACTACAATAGGTTCCACTTTCGAAGGGTTTTGCTCTTTCGCAGCCTTCACACTTGTCTATAATGGGAAGGCAACTGCCACCTGTAAAAGTACAACCTCTTTTACTCATGAAAATGCATTCCACACCACTTTTGATGGTCTGGCATATCATATTTACGGTCTAACCTCCGTTAGATTGGAATTATCGTTTAAGCATATATCTTTTTGTGTGTATAGTCAATTAAAATTCTATAATTGTAGTATGAGTTAAATTGACTTACTATTGATATCATGATAGTAGCTATTTTTACCTTCGTTCATAAGGCAAATTAGTGTCGTGCAGTCCAAACATCTAGTTGATATTTTCTTTAGATCCATGCTTATAAATTCTTCATTGAATTTTAAGAGAATGCAGAATATAGGTTTTGCCTATTCTTTACTTCCCATTCTCGGTTATAAGAAATTTAGCCCTGTGTTGAGACTGCAATTTTTGAAGAGACATCTTTCATATTTCAGTACTAACCCTCAGATAGTTGCGCCTATTATCGGAGTTATAAGCAGACTGGAGGAGGGGAATGATGCCGAAGAGAGTGGGGATTACATTGTGAAGATAAAAAAAAGTATGGCTGGTCCCTTTGCAGCAATTGGTGATGTATTTCTTGGGAAAGGGATGTGTCTTCTCGCATCCATTGCTGCTGTAATGGCTTCTCTCTCTCAGTTATTATCGGCTCCGCTAGTATTTATCGTTTTTTATGTTCCTCCACAGCTCTGGCTTAGGATTAAAGGTTTCATTGAGGGTTACCGTCAGGGGTTAAACATAATATCATTTTTTAATGCTCTTCGATTGGTATCTAAAGCTGGTCTACTACAGTTTGTGACTGTTGGTTTAATAGGAGTGACTTCCGTATTTTGGGCGGTAAACTCCTTGCATTACCTTTTTTGTCCTATTAATTTACTGGAAAGAGGAGTTTTCACGTGGGTTTTGGTAGTTCTGTGTTATCTACTTATTGAACGCGGTGTTTCTTTGGTTGCCATCGTGTATGTTTTTTGTTTACTGGCTTGTTTAATAATGTATGCTGTACATTGAAAAGACATTTGCTGTTAAGAACCGCTTTGGAATTCATGCGAGAGCAGCCGCAAAAATTGCGCAAACTGCGGAAAAATTCCGTTCCAGGATAATTGTAGAGTATGATGGAAAAGAGGTAAATGGTAAAAGCTTGCTTGATATTTTAACCCTTGCTTGTCCCTTTGGAGGTTATATGACGATAAAAATTCATGGCCCTGATGCAGAGGATGCCATGTCCGCGATTGCGAAAGTTTTTGAAGAACGTTTTGGAGAGGACTAGATTGGATTAATGGAAACGGTAATTATTAAAGGTGTTGGTGTATCCCCGGGTATAGTTATCGGAAAAGCTTATGTATACGACCGTTTAGATGCGCAAATTTCTCTTTACAGTTTGAACGGTTCGGAAAAGCGCGTATACGAGGAGGTTAGACGTTTAAAAAAGGCGATAAAGGATTCGGAATTGCAACTAAAGGAACTTAAGAAAAAGTTCTCAGCGTCCGAGGGTTTAAAGCCACTTTATATAATCGATGTTCATCTGATGCTGTTAAGGGATCGTTCTTTTATCGATGCTATTGTTAACTTTATACGTGAAATGGGTGTTAACGCAGAATGGGCTGTAAGGTTAGCCCTTGATAAATACCGAGAAATCTTTGACCGGATCGATGATGAGTACATAAAAGAGAGATTCAATGACGTCCGTTATGTAGGGCAGATGATACTAAGGAATCTAGCAGGGAAGGGCCGATCGGTTAAATCTCAGACAGGAGAAAATATAATCGTGATAGCAACGGATCTTTCACCTGCTGATACGGCTCAGATGATGATCGATAGGGTTCTGGGTTTTGCCACTGATATGGGTAGTAGAACGTCTCATACAGCAATTGTTGCTCGTTCTCTTGAAATACCTGCTGTCGTGGGTCTTGAAAAAGTGACTCGTTTGGTGAAAACGAACGATACAGTTATTTTGGATGGTTCGGCTGGTGTGTTAATTATAAATCCTGATCCTGAAGTTCTCAGACGTTACGAGGAAAAAAGCAGGTTATATAAGGAATCTCAGAAGGAATTTCTAAAGGATGCGAAACTTCCGGCAATAACCAAAGATGGATTCAGAATTGCTATCGGAGGGAATATAGAGTTTATAGAAGAGATACCTACGGCAATTTCTTACGGTGCTGAAGGAATTGGATTGTACCGAACGGAATTCATATATATTAACCGTGAAACTCTCCCCACAGAGGAAGAACATTTCTCCAGTTATTCTCGTGTTGTAAGTGCAGAAGGAATTTCATGGGCTACAATACGCACGTTTGATTTAGGGGGTGACAAGTTTTATTCCGATCCGAAACTGGCAAAAGAAATGAACCCACAAATGGGGCTCAGAGCAATTCGTTTCTGTTTGAAAGAGGTTGACCTGTTTAAAGTTCAAATTAGAGCTATTCTTCGAGCGAGCTCGCTGGGTAAAACAAGGATACTTTTTCCTATGATATCAAGTCTTGAGGAAATAAGGCAAGCCAAAGTGATTCTTGAAGAAGAGTATAATAATTTAGTTCGGGAAGGTTTTAAACTGGGAAAGGATTTTGAAGTAGGTGTAATGATAGAAGTTCCATCGGCTGTGGTTATTGCTGATGCTCTGGCAAAAGAGGCGGATTTTTTCAGTATTGGGACAAATGACCTCATCCAGTACACTCTTGCAATTGATAGGATTAATGAGAGGGTAAGTTACCTTTACGAGCCCCTCCATCCTGCTGTTATACGTCTCATCAAAAATGTCATTGACGTTGCGCATGATGCAGGCATCAAGGTTGCCATGTGTGGAGAAATGGCCGGTGATCCTCTATACGTGATGGTACTGCTCGGGCTTGGCCTTGATGAACTCAGTATGAACCCTCTTGCTATTCCTAAAATTAAGTCAATGGTGCGGAAAACGACACTTGAGGAATCGCGCAGGCTTCTCAAAGATATACTTCCCATGTCATCTGCAAAAGAGATAAGACAACAAGTGGAAAAAACTATGCAAGAGTATTTTCCAGATGAATTCCATGTTGTCGATTAAATGTTATGTTTTTCTTTTTTTCACGCATTAAAGAATGGCTGAAAACATCTAAGGAGAATGAACCTGGTAATCTTTACGAAAAACCAGGTTTACTGTTCAGGACATTTGAAAAATTGTTGACCAATATTCCTTTCGATGAAGAATCAGCCTCTTCAATTTCGAAGCTTGGCGAAGGTGGAGTAGTTGTATACGCATTGAGAGAACCCAGCCAGTTAAACACAATGATCCTTTACGGTATATGTTTGAAAAAGGGTTTACCCTGCCCCAGTTATGTTCCTTCTGTTAATCTCTCTCTTTGGCAACCTTTTGAAAAATCTTTGGGTTTTCTTTTATGGCATCTGTACAGACTTTTGAGGGGAAGAAAAGAACAAAACTATTCTGAGAGTGTTGCGAATAGAGTCTATCGCGGGGAAAATTTGATCATACATGTGGGTGAGTCAGAGTTAATTGAGGATGAGAAAGCTAATATGTCAATTGCCGGTATTCTAAGCGCTCAAGCAAAAACAGGTGTTTCGGTTTTCATAGTGCCTATTGTGATTGTTTATGGTCGAAGAAAGAAGATGGAAGAGGAAAGCATATTGAATATTCTTTTCGGACAGACTGAAAATACTGGGATAATTAGGAGGTTGGTAACTTTCCTGAGGTATTCCGGTCAGGTTGTTATTATACCTGCGGATCCTATTGATCTTAGATCCTTTTGCATGTCTCATGGACATCTAACCGAAGATCAACTTATCAAAGAATTGCGGAGCGAGATAATTTTCCGCATTGATGAAGAACGGGAAAGTGTTTTGGGACCTACACTCAAAAAGCGGAACGAGATTATAGAGATGGTTTTGAAGGATCCTCAGCTCCAGCGGGAAATGGAGGATGTTGCTCAGTCGGGAAGCAAAAGGAGTCTCCTCTCAGTTAAGAAAGAAGCTAGAAAGTATCTAGAAGAAATTGTTGCGGATTATAATGGTGTGTACATCGAGCTGTGGTATAGGGTTCTCAAATGGTTATGGAATAATATATACGATGGTTTGGTTGTGGATTCAGAGGGTTTGGTAAGAGTCAGAAATATAGCTAAAAAAATGCCTTTCGTGGTTGTTCCCTGTCATCGCAGTCACATAGATTATCTTCTACTTTCGTATGTATTTTACGAATACAATATACAGCTTCCCTTCATTGCGGCGGGGATAAATATGAAATTTGGACCTTTTGGTCATATATTCCGCCAATCTGGAGCCTTTTTTATTCGTCGGACATTCAGGGGAAACAGACTTTACGCCGCTGTGTTCGCCACCTACCTGAAGATTCTTGTAAAGGAGGGTTTGCCTTTTGAATTCTTCATAGAGGGTGGAAGGAGCAGAACGGGTAAAATGGTTATGCCGAAGTATGGTTTGCTTTCAATGATCATATCTGCTTTTCAGGAAAAGGTGACGGATGATCTCGCGATAATACCTGTGTACATCGGCTATGATCGTGTCATAGAGGAGAAATCGTATTTACAGGAGCTAGGGGGTCTTCAGAAGAGAAGTGAAAATACATTCGATATTTTAAAAAGTACGCGTATATTGCGCAAGCGGTTCGGCAGTGTTTACGTTAACATTGGTGAACCTATTTTTTTGAAATCTTACCTGGCCAACCTCGATAAGTCTGTGGCCGAGATGACCACCGAGGAGAGACGCAGGCTTTATCGGAAGATAGGTTATGAAATAGCCTATTCGATTAACCGAGTTTCAGTGGTAACGCCTATTTCCATGGTTTCGGCGGCCCTTTTAAGTCACGATCGTAGGGGTATTAGCCATAATGAATTGATGGAAATCGTAAATGAGTTTTACGAGTACTTGCTGTACCAGAGGGCAAACCTTGCTGCTACCTTTGCTCACCGTGAAAAAGCCATTAATCGGGCGTTGGACATGTTTCTAAGTGAGGGTATTATATCTCGTCTCGTCTATGAGGGAGAAGAAGACGAAGAGCTGAAAGAAATCGTCTATTCTATTGATGACAATAAGAGGATGCACATAGAATACTATAAAAACAACATACTTCACTTTTTTCTGCCGCTGAGTTTTGTTGCCACCTCAGTGGTTCATCACCCAGAAGATGTAATAGATGTTAGTAAAATTATACAGGATTATCAGTTTTTCAAGGTTCTGTTTTGGCGGGAGTTTATATTTGATGACCGACGGGATACGGTTGATGAAGTCAAAGAGGCTTTATCCTTTCTGAATAGCCGGGGGATGTTGACTTTGCAGTCCATAAGGAATGGGGTTCGGTTGGAGGTCAAAGGGCGTGGCCGGATTCACCTTAGGTTTTTCGCGGGATTGATAGCTAACTATTTTGAATCTTACTGGATTGTCGTTAGAGGATGTGGATATTTAAGAAAAAGTCCCCGATCTGAAAGGGATTGGTTAAGGTATCTCCATAAATTAGGTTCACTTATGTTCCGTAAAGGTGAGATAAAGCGTGCTGAAGCTCTTTCTCAGGCAAATTTTATAAACGCGATGGCTTTCCTGCAGATGCAGGGAATAATTACTGTCCAGGATGATCCAGACAAGAGAGATAAAGATGCTCGTGTCTATGCTTTGCAATCCACGTCAAGAGAATTGGAGCAGTTAAGAAGCCGCATTTTCCACTTTATGTAAGTCTGTTTTGAACTAGTAACGGTTCATATGGGCGAAGGAGGAATAAGGGAGAAGGGTACTAAACTATACCACCACCTAAAAAAGTGGCTGGAAAGGGGTATAATGGATTATGATATGGT is part of the Syntrophales bacterium genome and encodes:
- the pheT gene encoding phenylalanine--tRNA ligase subunit beta — encoded protein: MKVSLNWIRDFVDIDMDVGDLANRLTMAGLEVEGIESFGVEFRNVIVARIEEAKPHPSADKLKLCTVNTGKEFLPIVCGASNVRKGVYVALAKVGATLPGGYTIKSVRIRGEISEGMLCSEAELGISEDHSGVMILPENLPLGMNLVSALNLEDVVFEVAVTPNRGDCLSILGIAREIAAITGKSVRYPSFTVQEDEEDIHDITSVTIEDPDLCPRYTARIIRNITVGPSPLWMRRRLQAVGLRAINNAVDVTNYVMMELGQPLHAFDFRFLEEGRIVVRQAQEGERFYSLDGKERILRRGVLMICDGVKPVAIAGIMGGLNSEVKDDTTTILLESAYFSPASIRRSSRWLGMNTDASFRFERGIDPEGVIKALNRAASLIAALGGGVVCRGVIDNYPKKIVTGVPIYLRWERLNSVLGTRISREEIERILVGLEMKVSHGGDDKIVVIPPSFRMDVCREIDLIEEVARIYGYEKVPVTLPPTRNEPGGISDKEQLEREIRAILRGCGFSEIITYSFVPDNFATYLNLSGGPLVEKTLRIKNPLSEEQSVMRTTMAYSLMETVVRNVRQGQNDLKFFEFGKIYLSREGETLPEEQWTLGLVGTGYRYGESWYYSNLFFDFYDLKGIVEKILEGLHIGRVDFESSKDIGYLHPGRACFVRLGETILGCIGEVHPEVQMKFDIQNRVIVAELNLEALLSLWKDRRIFYRELSKFPVSVRDAAFLVDKDVEAKKLIEVARSQGEEVLENVMIFDVYESEKIGKDKKSIGLRFVFRSKDRTLTDSEVNAVYYKLIRAIEEAVPAKLRSV
- a CDS encoding integration host factor subunit alpha, with the translated sequence MTKIDIVHDIYEKMGISKKDAARILDSLFELMKSKLARGEKIKISGFGSFVVKEKRSRKGRNPQTGAEIIISARRVLTFKSSQVLRKAINS
- a CDS encoding MerR family transcriptional regulator, with protein sequence MENNNIPDKEFFRIGEVSRIVGVQPHVIRYWESEFKLVKPVRTSSDQRLFRRKDVETLLMIKDLLYKEHFTIKGAKKELIKRIKEKENRANLLIRIKNELLIIREMLS
- a CDS encoding PxxKW family cysteine-rich protein, which codes for MSKRGCTFTGGSCLPIIDKCEGCERAKPFESGTYCSIYADPGSKWVLGLCPMATHIKREYREVTQKINPLKAAKRAARSRRK
- a CDS encoding PTS system mannose/fructose/sorbose family transporter subunit IID; the protein is MQSKHLVDIFFRSMLINSSLNFKRMQNIGFAYSLLPILGYKKFSPVLRLQFLKRHLSYFSTNPQIVAPIIGVISRLEEGNDAEESGDYIVKIKKSMAGPFAAIGDVFLGKGMCLLASIAAVMASLSQLLSAPLVFIVFYVPPQLWLRIKGFIEGYRQGLNIISFFNALRLVSKAGLLQFVTVGLIGVTSVFWAVNSLHYLFCPINLLERGVFTWVLVVLCYLLIERGVSLVAIVYVFCLLACLIMYAVH
- a CDS encoding HPr family phosphocarrier protein, encoding MLYIEKTFAVKNRFGIHARAAAKIAQTAEKFRSRIIVEYDGKEVNGKSLLDILTLACPFGGYMTIKIHGPDAEDAMSAIAKVFEERFGED
- the ptsP gene encoding phosphoenolpyruvate--protein phosphotransferase; this translates as METVIIKGVGVSPGIVIGKAYVYDRLDAQISLYSLNGSEKRVYEEVRRLKKAIKDSELQLKELKKKFSASEGLKPLYIIDVHLMLLRDRSFIDAIVNFIREMGVNAEWAVRLALDKYREIFDRIDDEYIKERFNDVRYVGQMILRNLAGKGRSVKSQTGENIIVIATDLSPADTAQMMIDRVLGFATDMGSRTSHTAIVARSLEIPAVVGLEKVTRLVKTNDTVILDGSAGVLIINPDPEVLRRYEEKSRLYKESQKEFLKDAKLPAITKDGFRIAIGGNIEFIEEIPTAISYGAEGIGLYRTEFIYINRETLPTEEEHFSSYSRVVSAEGISWATIRTFDLGGDKFYSDPKLAKEMNPQMGLRAIRFCLKEVDLFKVQIRAILRASSLGKTRILFPMISSLEEIRQAKVILEEEYNNLVREGFKLGKDFEVGVMIEVPSAVVIADALAKEADFFSIGTNDLIQYTLAIDRINERVSYLYEPLHPAVIRLIKNVIDVAHDAGIKVAMCGEMAGDPLYVMVLLGLGLDELSMNPLAIPKIKSMVRKTTLEESRRLLKDILPMSSAKEIRQQVEKTMQEYFPDEFHVVD
- a CDS encoding 1-acyl-sn-glycerol-3-phosphate acyltransferase, producing the protein MFFFFSRIKEWLKTSKENEPGNLYEKPGLLFRTFEKLLTNIPFDEESASSISKLGEGGVVVYALREPSQLNTMILYGICLKKGLPCPSYVPSVNLSLWQPFEKSLGFLLWHLYRLLRGRKEQNYSESVANRVYRGENLIIHVGESELIEDEKANMSIAGILSAQAKTGVSVFIVPIVIVYGRRKKMEEESILNILFGQTENTGIIRRLVTFLRYSGQVVIIPADPIDLRSFCMSHGHLTEDQLIKELRSEIIFRIDEERESVLGPTLKKRNEIIEMVLKDPQLQREMEDVAQSGSKRSLLSVKKEARKYLEEIVADYNGVYIELWYRVLKWLWNNIYDGLVVDSEGLVRVRNIAKKMPFVVVPCHRSHIDYLLLSYVFYEYNIQLPFIAAGINMKFGPFGHIFRQSGAFFIRRTFRGNRLYAAVFATYLKILVKEGLPFEFFIEGGRSRTGKMVMPKYGLLSMIISAFQEKVTDDLAIIPVYIGYDRVIEEKSYLQELGGLQKRSENTFDILKSTRILRKRFGSVYVNIGEPIFLKSYLANLDKSVAEMTTEERRRLYRKIGYEIAYSINRVSVVTPISMVSAALLSHDRRGISHNELMEIVNEFYEYLLYQRANLAATFAHREKAINRALDMFLSEGIISRLVYEGEEDEELKEIVYSIDDNKRMHIEYYKNNILHFFLPLSFVATSVVHHPEDVIDVSKIIQDYQFFKVLFWREFIFDDRRDTVDEVKEALSFLNSRGMLTLQSIRNGVRLEVKGRGRIHLRFFAGLIANYFESYWIVVRGCGYLRKSPRSERDWLRYLHKLGSLMFRKGEIKRAEALSQANFINAMAFLQMQGIITVQDDPDKRDKDARVYALQSTSRELEQLRSRIFHFM